ACAATCACCCCTGGGATCTATCCACTCCCATCCCCTGGATGTCGGATCATCGCTGAAGTCTTCCTGGAAAGAAGGCTCACCGGTGCTTCCCATTTCTACAGGCTCCAAAAGCAGATGGGTGATTCTATCCTCTCTCAACTTCTCCGGCACCGACTTCCACACCTTCCGCGCCAGGGAAGGAATTCGATCCCGGCCGCCGTAAGCCTCATATAAGCGCTGGATTGATATCCAGTTATTCCACCTCGCCCTTTCACTCCTTTCAAAGCGCTTCAAGGCTAGTCTATCCACATGAGTCCAGTCGATCACATCTGCGATCTCACAGGTAGGCGACATCCCCTTTATAACATCCGAAATTTCCTGTAACTCCTCAAACTGCTCGGCCGACCTCACCCATCGGGCGATAAGCTCAGGATGTTGATCCGGAGGCGTCACCACCAGATCGATGGCATAGCGTATCCTAAGGGGGATCCTCTCTGCGAAACTTCCCGCCTGCGATCGCAGGGAGGTCATCTCCCCGACATGCGACTTCGCCTCATCCGGCTTCCCCTCGAGCAGTGAGAGAAGCAGGAGCTGACCGTTATAGAAGAACCTCTCACCGGGATTTTCAGCCTCCCCAAGATGTGTTCTGAGAACGCCCTTGAACTCCTCAAAAACCTCCGGAGCAGAGGAAAGAAACTCTCTGTAGATCTCCCATACCGTGTCGTTCCACCTCTTCTGCACGGTCGGGTGAACCTCGGGCTTCGCGTAAAGCGCCTTTGTGGAATCTATCATCTGGAGCATCATCTCGATCAGCTTTGACCTCTCGCCTCGGGAAGCGTAAAGTCTTATAAGATCCCCAGCAATCAAGATCAGGAAATCTCCATAGAGGAATCTGCGTCGGACTCCCAATTGCCATCCTTGCTCACATGTTTTGATCGCTCGACTTATCTCCCCCTTCCCTAGGGAAATTGCCCCCACACACTGCGCACTGATAACGGTTGACCAGGTAACCCCCGACTTTAAACCCGCCTCTAACCCCTCCTTGCACAGCTCTTCATCATCGATAATCCCTCCCAAAGCAATACATGCGACGGAGTAACTTTTCAGGCTCCACTCTTTCAGATGTGGAAGATAGCGCAATGCTTTTTCCCTGGCCTGCTGACGCTCTGTTTGAATCAAATAGCTCAGCATAGCATAATATGAGGCCAGCAGGTCTTTATATCCCATCTCCTCTGAGATCTCTATGGCCCTCCTCAGATATCGTTCTCCCTCCGTCAGGCCGATCTGATTTATAAGAACGATCGCAGCTCCCTCATAGCTGATTGCGGTCTCACGTGATTTGTCCATCGGGTCGATCTCCTCAACGGCCTTACGGGCATAATAAACGGCCCTATCATTATCCCCGATGAACCACGCATAGATTGTGGCTATATGCTGATACAGCCTAGCTCGCTTTGATCTTTGACTCTGCAGTTCAATAGCCTTCAACGCATCGGAGATGCTCTCCTCGTAATACATCACATCGGCGTATAGCTGACTCCTTGCCTCGTAGATCTCCGCCAGCTCCTCTCCCGTGACACCCAACTCCTCCGCCAATTGGATCGCCCTCGTGTAGTAATCTATCGCCACCTCCCCGGCGTAGTTCCTGGCAGCCTTCGCTCCCGATTTGACCAGATACTCCAGCGTCTTCTCCTTGTTCCCACTTCGCTCCCAGTGATGCGCCAGCTCCTCGTAGAACTCCTCCATCCGATCCCTATACAAACGCTCTATCCCCTCCGCAACCTGACGATGAAACTCCTTCCTACGCTGTTCCAGTATGCTCTGATACGTCGCCTCCTGAGTGAGGGCATGCTTGAAGGCATACTCCAGCTCCGGAACGCTCCTCTCCTCATACACCAGCTCCTTCTCCTCAAGCTCCTCCAGATATCTGTCCAACTCCCTCTCATGTCTGACCAAGTGCCCTAATAGCCTATATCGGAACAGCCTCCCTATCACCGAAGCACACTGCAGCACATACTTCGTCTCAGCCTCCAAACGATCTATCCTCGCCATGATCACGCTCTGGATCGTGTCCGGAACGTCTATCTCCGATATCTCATCCCGAGCCTTCCATCTATCCCCTTCCCGATAGATCAATCCCCTGTCTATCAGCGACCGGATAACCTCCTCGATGAAGAACGGGTTGCCCTCCGACTTGCCCAGGATCATCTCCCTGACGTTCTCCGGGAGATTGTCTATCGCCAACAGGTTCCTCACAAGCTCCCGGCTTTGACGCTGCGTGAGCCTCTGAAGGTGTATCTCGGTGTACCTCTCAAAACATTTTCGTTGTGCAAGGGAGCTCAGCTGCCAGCACCGGTGATCGCGCTCAGGGCGGTAGACACACACGAGAAGGATGGGATGCGTCACCAGCTCATCCATCAGCAGCGAGAGCAGATCCAGCGACAGGTCATCGCTCCAGTGCAGATCCTCCAAAATCAACATCAGCGGCCTCTCGCGGGCCAATGCCACGAAGATATCCCGCAATCTCATCATCGTCTGATGCCGTATCTGTTCGGCGCTGAAGTGCTCCAGCTTCCTATCCAACTCGTCGCCGAACCGGATGCTCATAAGGTGTCCGACGAACGGCAGGATCTCCTCCGCTTGGCGGGGAAAAAGCTCGCCGATCCTCTCCCGCACCTTTCGAGCAACATCGGCCTCGGTATCATCCTCCGTAAGCTCGAAGAGGGTGCGGAACATATCTATGAAGGGCCAGTAGCTTATGGGCTGACCGATGGAGATGCAGCGACCCTCCAATATGAGGGGGAGACAAGGGGACCGGGGGACAAGGGGACTTGATATCTTATCTTCTCCCTGTCCCCTTGTCTCCTTGTCACCCTGTCTATCATACAGGTACTTCTTCAACTCCATCACCAACCTCGACTTCCCTATCCCTGCCTCTCCTATGATGCTTACCATCCGTCCCTGTCCCGATAGCCATTCCCTCGCAACTTCGGCCAGCTCCGAAAACTCCCTCTCCCTGCCTATCATCCTGGATCGCAATCCCTCTATACCGCGGAGCTTCTCCGGATGTTCCCTGATCCTGACCGCCTCATATGCCGTGACGGGCTCGCTTAGGCCTTTGAGATGCAGATCGGGGATCCGGTTGAAGACGAAAGCCCTCTTGGTAAACCTGTAGGTGCCGGGGCCAACCAGTATCTGTCCCGGCTCTGCCGCCTCCTCCAGACGCTTGGCGAGGTTGATCTGCGGGCCGTAGGCGCTTATCTCAAGGTGCTCCGTGGTGCCTATGGGGCCGAAATACATCACTCCGCTGTTTATGCCTATGGAGATCTGCAGGGACAGATCCTTCACTTTATCCCTCATCTCCAGCGCAGCCAGGATCGCCCGTTCGGGATCGTTTTCGTGCGTGATAGGTGCTCCGAAGAAGGCGAGCACATTATCACCGATGAATCGGTTGATGCTGCCCTCATATCGCAGGATCGTATCCACTATCACCTTGAAGCAGTCGTTGACCACCTCCACGATCCGTTCGGGGGGATATCGGTTTGAAAGCTCTGTGAACCCTGAGATATCGGCGAAGAGGGCTGTGACGAGTCTGTTTTCGCCCTGTATCTCCTCAGCGGCAGCTCGCATCCGTTCCGCAAGTGGGGCGGGGATGTAGAGTTTATCTTTGATGTCCTCCAGTTTGGGTATCGCCGGCTCGGCTGTGGGGTGGTCAGAGAGTTTGGTTCCGCATCGCATACAGAACAGAGCATCAGGGGGAAGTTGTGTGCCGCATTCGGGGCATACCTTCTGAAGCCTTGTCCCGCACCTCATGCAGAACAGTGCCGCCTCGGGGTTTTCATAGGAACAGTTTGGGCATCTCATATGACTCCCCCGCGTAGAGAGCGTTTTTCAATCCGATCATCCGTTATTGTATCACAGATCGCCCGGCTTATTCAATTCAAATTTTTACGCTCATATTATCGTGGGGAAAACTATATTCCTGTCTCCTGTTTCCTGCCTCCTGTCTCCTATCGGTGATACTGCTACACTCAAAGGGAATTTGAGCGAAACGGGTTGATTTATGATCCACCTGATGATATATTAACGGCGAATTTTCCCGAGAAAGGAGGAAACGCATGGACACGGTCAGGGTCGGCATTGTGGGTACCGGCGGCATAGGCAACCATCACGCCAAGGTATACCAGACGATAGAGGGTATCGAACTGGTAGCGGCATGTGACATAGTAAAGGAAAAGGTCGTCCAGTTCGCCGAAAAGTGGGGTATACCGAAGAAGAACGTCTTCACCAACTTCAGGAAAATGGTTCAGATGGAAGAGCTGGATGCCGTTAGCGTCTGCACGTTCAACCAGGCGCATAGAGCTCCGACCGTTGCTGCCCTAAAGGCCGGGAAACATGTGCTCTGTGAAAAACCTATGGCCGCCACCCTCAGGGATGCCACTGCCATGGTCCGAGCGGCCAAAGAGTCGGGCAAGATACTTCATATTGCCATCCACAGCAGGTTCCGACCCAATGTGGTTATGGCGCAGAAGATCATCTCCGAGGGTATACTCGGCGATGTCTACTACTGTGAATCGGTCGGATGCCGCCGTAGAGGGATCCCCGGCGGAACCTTCATCTACAAGAAGACAGCAGGGTTTGGCGCTGTCGTCGATATAGGCGTGTACAACATGTTCAATACTCTGTTCGCCCTGGGTTTCCCTAAACCCGCGACGATCTCGGCCTTCACCTGCGACTATATAGCTCGACAGATCCCCGGTCTCAAGGATATGGATGTCGAGGAGTTCGGCGCGGCATGGGTGAGATTCGAGGACGGCTCCATCATGGTCTTCAAGATATCGTGGGCGGTGCATGCCAACTCCCTCGGATCGAATTTCTTCCTCGGCAAGAAGGCGGGGCTCTCGATGGACGGTATGGAGGTGTACGCCGATGAAGTTCCCAAAGGGTTGGAGCAGCTCGTCAAGGCAGAGGGCGGCTCACTGGAGGTCGAAGAGGTCAGAGGTAACATGGTGAACGTCAGGATCCGCGGGCTGAAGCCCGTGGACGTCTGGCAGGCACAGATCAGGGCGTTCCGTGATGCCGTCCTCAAAGGTGGCCCCTCCCCGATAGATCCTGAAAAAGTCCTGCTCACCAACGTTATAATGGATGGTATAGCCCGTTCAGCTAAGAGAGGGAAGGAGGTCATGGCGAGAATCCCCACGATCTAAAAGCCTTAACCGAAGGGGCGATCCACCGGATCGCCCTCCATATGGGTCTCGCCCTAGCGGGTTGACTTGAGACACCGAAGTTTGGTATAACTCGACTCGGTGTCGGAGGAGGCCGGAGATAAGGGAATCGAAAGCGATCCGAACGTCGTCTTCGGCGAGAAGTTCGATGAAGGATCGCTGGAAGCGGTCTTCAAACGGTGGGATAGCGTTGATGGGAGGTGAGAGATGACCTACTACAAAGATGTGCCTTACCCTCAAGATATGACCGATAAGATCGAGGATGAAAGGATAGCCGGATCGGAGGTCAAAAGACTCCTCCGGATCGGCGATAAGCTCTGGATCATCGCCAAGGAGCGTCTCTCCGTTTTTGCACCCGACGAGCGGCGGATCTCAATCTCGTCGGAAACCCCTTCACCGGTCAACAGCGCTCTCCCCTGGGGAGGGTCGGTACTTCTGGCATCGGATGACGGGATATGGCGCGTTTACCTGACAGAGAAAGGTGAGCTGAGCTTTGAGCGCGAGGTCGAATCGGAGGAACCGATCCTGGATCTGGATCGCCGCGGCGATGATCTGATATGTCTGCTTCCGCGCCATGTGGCGCTTCTGAACGGAGGTCGGCTTGAGATCATGGCCGAGCTTCCGCCGTTTAAGACAGGCACTGTCCTGAAGGTACACCCCAAAACGGGCGAGATATGGGTCGGAACCGATAGAGGACTGGGCTGCCTGAGCGGTGGAGAGTGGCGGTGGTATACGTACGCCGGCAGCGGCCTACCACAGAACCACGTCCGCGATATCCAGATCGACGGTTCCGGGCTGCTTTGGATAGCCACCAGGGAGGCTCCGACCCTTTTCAACGGCAGGGACGGATGGTTCCCCTTCTGGCTTAACGTCAGGATACCTTACGGAGACACACGGTGCATAGCCTTCGGAGAAAGGGGAGAGGTCTGGTTCGGAACTGACAGAGGCGTGGTTAAACTGCATGAGGGAACGTGGCGGCTATACTGTGGACGACGCTGGCTGCCCGGGGACGGAGTTCAAGCGATGACCTCGGACGGAGAAGGTGGGGCCTGGGTCGCGACCGAAGGTGGGCTGGCCCATCTTCACACCCGGATGATGACCCTGGAGGAGAAAGCCGACCACATCGAGATGATCAGGGCGGCCAGGCATGATCGGGATGGATGGGTCTCCCACTGTGAGTTTCCGAAGCCCGCCGACTTCGAGAACTTCATCCATGAGGCCAGCGATAACGACGGCCTGTGGACGGGGGTGTACCTTGCAGCGGAGTCCTTCAGGTGGGCCGTGACGGGAGATGAGGAGGCCCGCCGGTATCTCAAGAGATCCCTCAGGGCATTGGCTTTCCTGGAGGAGATCACCCCTATCCCTGGCTTCGTAGCGAGGGCGGCAAGGAGGGTAGACGAGTCCCGATCCCGTAAATCCGGTGGAGAATGGCACCTGAGCGAGGATGGACGGTGGGAGTGGAAGGGCGATACGAGCTCGGATGAGATCGTCGGCCACTTCTTCGGATATTCCGTCTGCTGGGACCTGGCGGCGGACGAGGAGGATAAAGAGCTGATCCGCGAGAAGATCGCCCGGATAACCGATCACATCATCGAAAACGGCTTCGTGCTCAGAGACGTGGACGGGGAGAGGACACAGTGGGGCGTGTGGAGCCCTGATCTGTTGAACCGGGACGAATACTGGAAGTACGGACGCGGGCTCAACTCGCTCGAGATCCTCTCACATCTAAAGACGGCATATCACATCACAGGCGATGAAAGATATGATGAGATCTACAGAGACCTTGCCCTCGAGGAGCATTATGCGTTGAACCTGATCGAACAGCTGATCGCCGATCCGGCCTACAGGGTATATCATGACAATCAGCTCGCCTTCCTCTCCTATTACCCGCTTCTGCTCTACGAAGATGATCCCGAGCTGAGGAGGCTTTACCTTTTGAGCCTGGAAAGAACCTGGTGGTTCGTGAGAGGTGACAGATCTCCGCTTTGGAACTTCATCTACGGGATCTTCACCGGCAGGCCGTGTGACGTGGAGGAGGCGGTGAGGACGCTTAGGGAGATACCGCTTGATATGGTCAGGTGGAGCGTGGACAACAGCTTCAGATGGGATCTGCCGCCCCATCCGGTCCGACCGGGTGAATCG
The Candidatus Poribacteria bacterium genome window above contains:
- a CDS encoding AAA family ATPase — its product is MRCPNCSYENPEAALFCMRCGTRLQKVCPECGTQLPPDALFCMRCGTKLSDHPTAEPAIPKLEDIKDKLYIPAPLAERMRAAAEEIQGENRLVTALFADISGFTELSNRYPPERIVEVVNDCFKVIVDTILRYEGSINRFIGDNVLAFFGAPITHENDPERAILAALEMRDKVKDLSLQISIGINSGVMYFGPIGTTEHLEISAYGPQINLAKRLEEAAEPGQILVGPGTYRFTKRAFVFNRIPDLHLKGLSEPVTAYEAVRIREHPEKLRGIEGLRSRMIGREREFSELAEVAREWLSGQGRMVSIIGEAGIGKSRLVMELKKYLYDRQGDKETRGQGEDKISSPLVPRSPCLPLILEGRCISIGQPISYWPFIDMFRTLFELTEDDTEADVARKVRERIGELFPRQAEEILPFVGHLMSIRFGDELDRKLEHFSAEQIRHQTMMRLRDIFVALARERPLMLILEDLHWSDDLSLDLLSLLMDELVTHPILLVCVYRPERDHRCWQLSSLAQRKCFERYTEIHLQRLTQRQSRELVRNLLAIDNLPENVREMILGKSEGNPFFIEEVIRSLIDRGLIYREGDRWKARDEISEIDVPDTIQSVIMARIDRLEAETKYVLQCASVIGRLFRYRLLGHLVRHERELDRYLEELEEKELVYEERSVPELEYAFKHALTQEATYQSILEQRRKEFHRQVAEGIERLYRDRMEEFYEELAHHWERSGNKEKTLEYLVKSGAKAARNYAGEVAIDYYTRAIQLAEELGVTGEELAEIYEARSQLYADVMYYEESISDALKAIELQSQRSKRARLYQHIATIYAWFIGDNDRAVYYARKAVEEIDPMDKSRETAISYEGAAIVLINQIGLTEGERYLRRAIEISEEMGYKDLLASYYAMLSYLIQTERQQAREKALRYLPHLKEWSLKSYSVACIALGGIIDDEELCKEGLEAGLKSGVTWSTVISAQCVGAISLGKGEISRAIKTCEQGWQLGVRRRFLYGDFLILIAGDLIRLYASRGERSKLIEMMLQMIDSTKALYAKPEVHPTVQKRWNDTVWEIYREFLSSAPEVFEEFKGVLRTHLGEAENPGERFFYNGQLLLLSLLEGKPDEAKSHVGEMTSLRSQAGSFAERIPLRIRYAIDLVVTPPDQHPELIARWVRSAEQFEELQEISDVIKGMSPTCEIADVIDWTHVDRLALKRFERSERARWNNWISIQRLYEAYGGRDRIPSLARKVWKSVPEKLREDRITHLLLEPVEMGSTGEPSFQEDFSDDPTSRGWEWIDPRGDCTFTLDPTFGMEIGVPPRHNLWPDNLKAPRLLRAVSGDFIVETKVSDGSKGRKLGGLLAWKDEDNFTRFYVAGSSDWYTGCVCYGCNVNGRFIHPGIHPLDADPVWFRLERRGDRFTGYVSLDGETWYRCGWADIPMEDPIKVGILALCPESPTTSTRFEYFKVYQGERRQEAGDGT
- a CDS encoding Gfo/Idh/MocA family oxidoreductase, which produces MDTVRVGIVGTGGIGNHHAKVYQTIEGIELVAACDIVKEKVVQFAEKWGIPKKNVFTNFRKMVQMEELDAVSVCTFNQAHRAPTVAALKAGKHVLCEKPMAATLRDATAMVRAAKESGKILHIAIHSRFRPNVVMAQKIISEGILGDVYYCESVGCRRRGIPGGTFIYKKTAGFGAVVDIGVYNMFNTLFALGFPKPATISAFTCDYIARQIPGLKDMDVEEFGAAWVRFEDGSIMVFKISWAVHANSLGSNFFLGKKAGLSMDGMEVYADEVPKGLEQLVKAEGGSLEVEEVRGNMVNVRIRGLKPVDVWQAQIRAFRDAVLKGGPSPIDPEKVLLTNVIMDGIARSAKRGKEVMARIPTI